One genomic segment of Nonomuraea coxensis DSM 45129 includes these proteins:
- a CDS encoding YbjN domain-containing protein: MQDATRDAVREVVEAALKAADVTYDEPRPGAFLVKLPGQHKLATMTWLIVGERVLHVEAFFCRRPDENHEEFQRWLLEKNGSMYGVHFSLDPVGDVYLVGRVPLAAVDADEVDRLLGCVLTYADDWFDRALELGFASSIRREWAWRAKRGESLANLQAFARFADPDR; this comes from the coding sequence ATGCAGGATGCCACGCGAGACGCCGTACGAGAAGTCGTCGAAGCAGCGCTCAAGGCCGCGGACGTCACCTACGACGAGCCGCGCCCGGGGGCGTTCCTCGTCAAGCTCCCCGGGCAGCACAAGCTCGCCACCATGACCTGGCTCATCGTCGGCGAGCGGGTGCTGCACGTCGAGGCGTTCTTCTGCCGCAGGCCGGACGAGAACCACGAGGAGTTCCAGCGCTGGCTGCTGGAGAAGAACGGCTCCATGTACGGCGTGCACTTCTCCCTCGACCCCGTCGGCGACGTCTACCTGGTGGGCCGCGTCCCGCTGGCCGCCGTGGACGCCGACGAGGTGGACCGGCTGCTCGGCTGCGTGCTCACCTACGCCGACGACTGGTTCGACCGGGCGCTGGAGCTGGGCTTCGCCTCCTCGATCCGGCGCGAGTGGGCCTGGCGCGCCAAGCGCGGCGAGTCGCTGGCGAACCTCCAGGCGTTCGCCCGCTTCGCCGATCCCGACCGCTGA
- the phoU gene encoding phosphate signaling complex protein PhoU, with protein sequence MRDAYHEELEGLTDKLVEMTRLVRSAISRATTALLDSDLAIAESVISRDEEVNAIFAEIETTIFDLMARQQPVAVDLRLVITALRMGTDLERMGDLAVHVAKVARLRHPDSAIPPQMRSTIVEMGQIAEALITKAGSCVASRDVESALELPQDDDAMDRLHRRLFRMLLNKDWQHGVEAAIDITLIGRYYERYADHAVRVAQDVVYLVTGARPS encoded by the coding sequence ATGCGCGACGCCTACCATGAAGAACTCGAAGGACTGACCGACAAACTGGTCGAGATGACCAGGCTGGTCCGGTCCGCCATCTCCCGTGCCACGACGGCCCTCCTCGACTCGGACCTGGCGATCGCCGAGAGCGTCATCTCGCGCGACGAGGAGGTCAACGCGATCTTCGCCGAGATCGAGACCACCATCTTCGACCTGATGGCCAGGCAGCAGCCGGTGGCGGTGGACCTGCGGCTGGTCATCACCGCGCTGCGCATGGGCACCGACCTGGAGCGGATGGGCGACCTCGCGGTCCACGTCGCCAAGGTGGCCCGGCTGCGCCACCCCGACTCGGCGATCCCGCCGCAGATGCGTTCCACGATCGTGGAGATGGGCCAGATCGCCGAGGCGCTCATCACCAAGGCCGGGAGCTGCGTCGCCTCCCGGGACGTGGAGTCGGCGCTGGAGCTGCCGCAGGACGACGACGCGATGGACCGGCTGCACCGCCGGCTGTTCAGGATGCTGCTCAACAAGGACTGGCAGCACGGCGTGGAGGCGGCCATTGACATCACGCTCATCGGCCGCTACTACGAGCGCTACGCCGACCACGCCGTACGGGTCGCGCAGGACGTCGTCTACCTCGTCACCGGCGCCCGCCCGAGCTGA
- a CDS encoding phosphoglyceromutase gives MATLVLLRHGESDWNAKGLFTGWVDVSLSAKGEEEARRGGKLLVEAGVTPDIVHTSLLSRAIQTAQLALAEADLAWLPVKRSWRLNERHYGALQGKNKAQTREEFGDEQFMLWRRSYDVPPPPIADDDEFSQAGDRRYALLPPELMPRTECLKDVVERMLPYWYDEIVPDLSAGRTVLVAAHGNSLRALVKHLDGVSDEAIAGLNIPTGIPLRYELDADFRPLVRGGEYLDPEAAKAAIEAVANQGR, from the coding sequence ATGGCGACTTTGGTGCTGCTACGGCATGGCGAGAGTGACTGGAACGCAAAGGGCCTGTTCACCGGCTGGGTGGACGTGAGCCTGTCCGCCAAGGGCGAGGAAGAGGCCCGCCGGGGCGGCAAGCTCCTCGTGGAGGCCGGGGTGACCCCGGACATCGTCCACACCAGCCTGCTCAGCCGGGCCATCCAGACGGCCCAGCTCGCGCTGGCCGAGGCCGATCTGGCCTGGCTGCCGGTCAAGCGGAGCTGGCGGCTCAACGAGCGCCACTACGGCGCCCTCCAGGGCAAGAACAAGGCGCAGACGCGCGAGGAGTTCGGCGACGAGCAGTTCATGCTCTGGCGCCGCTCCTACGACGTGCCGCCGCCCCCGATCGCCGACGACGACGAGTTCTCCCAGGCAGGCGACCGCCGCTACGCGCTGCTCCCGCCGGAGCTCATGCCCCGCACGGAGTGCCTGAAGGACGTCGTGGAGCGCATGCTGCCCTACTGGTACGACGAGATCGTCCCCGACCTCTCGGCCGGCCGCACGGTGCTGGTGGCCGCCCACGGCAACTCGCTGCGGGCCCTGGTCAAGCACCTCGACGGCGTCAGCGACGAGGCCATCGCGGGCCTCAACATCCCCACCGGCATCCCGCTGCGCTACGAGCTGGACGCCGACTTCCGCCCGCTCGTCAGGGGCGGCGAATACCTCGACCCGGAGGCCGCCAAGGCCGCCATCGAGGCCGTGGCCAACCAGGGCCGCTGA